The Haloterrigena turkmenica DSM 5511 genome includes the window GTCGACGTCACCCGCGTCGCCGCGCTCTTTCACGACGTCGCAAAACTAGAGACCGATCAGGAGCTCCACGCCGAGGCCGGCGCGCGCGTCGCCCGGGAGTACCTCGAGTCCCGCGCGGACTATCCCGAGTCGTTCATCGAACAGGTCTGTCGGGCCATCGAACACCACTCCTACCAGGGCGATCTGACCGATCTCACGCTCGAGGCCCAGTGTCTCATCGAGGCCGACCTCCTCGACAAGGTCGGCGCCAACGGCACCGCCCTGATGCTGTTGCGGATGGGCTACGAGGCGCGCACCCACATGGACTGCGACGAGATGGTTGACCGCGTCTTGGAGCGCGGCTACGACGCCGCCTCCCGCGTCCAGAGCGACACCGCCGAGGGAATCGCCCACCGCCGACTGAAGCGCGTGAAGTGGTTCCGGGAGTGGCTCGAGGACGAAATCGCCGCGATGGGCGAGTAGCGCATCGGTCACATCCCGTTCGACCGGCCGAGGAATGCCCTTCTCGAGCGACCAGCCGCTGAATCGGCCGTTACAACGAACTCGACGTCACCTCGAGCGGCCAGCCCGCCGATACCTGACGAGAGTCGTTGATCGCTTTGCGAGGACCGTCCGCTCGAGAGCGACGCTATCGGATTCGTCCGGCAACTGAAACGCTTCGGCGGTCGATGGCTCGTCCGGCGAGTTCCGACGGACGAACGGAACGTTTCAGAGTTCAATCAGACCGGGTCGAGTCGGCCGTTGCGTTCATGGCAATGTAGTCTCGAATCGGTGGTAATGGAACGCGTTCGCCGAACCGGCCTCGTCGTGTGTTTCTGCCTAGCTATACTGATAGTCGGGCCGGTCGCCGGGGCCGCACAGCAGTCGGCGGCCGTCGCCGACGGATCGCCCGCCGCGAGTCAACCGAAGGTCGACGCCGACGGACAGCAGGCGACGGCCTGTTTCGACGCCGGAGGCACCGAGTTTGTCACCGGTTCCGCGGACGGAACGAACATCTGGGTCCGCCTCCACGCCGGGCCGCTTACCGGTTCCGGCTGGGCGATCGGCGCCGAACTGATCGGCTCGACCGGGGGGACCTCGATCGTCGAGGTCGTCGCCGGGATCCAGTTCGTCGGCGACGGCTTCCTCAATCTCCTCTCGAGTCCCGGGGAGTCGATCGAACTGATCAGCGGGTTCGACTTCCAGTTGCCGATGCTCGAGATGGCCTCGAGCGGACTCGGAGCCGACGAGGCCGCCGGGAGCGACGGCGGCGCCGAAAACGAGAGCGGAGACAGTGCCGCGAACGAGAGCGACGACGGGCAACGCGGTGACCAACGGGCCAGCGACAGCCCGTTCGAGATGATTCGGTGCTGAATTCTCAGACGACTCGAAGCGTCCCGATCGCCAGGAAGACCAGTCCGAACCCGACGAGGACGACGGCGCTCAACGCCGCGACGACGGGCGCGAAGGCGTCGACGCGGCGGCCGACCGCGTCCAGCGTCACCGGATAGACGACGATCCAGAGCCCGATCCCCGCGAAGAAGCCAGTCAACAGCACGGGAGAGCCGGTTTCAACGACCAGCGCCCCCTCGAGGGTCGACCCGGCGGCGGGGACGTGCGAGAGGACGTCGAGCGTTCCGGGCCGGAGCAGGCCGACGCCGACGGTGAGCCAGAAGCCGATCTGGTAGGGGTTGGTCAGCGAGAGCACGAACGTCTTGCGAAAGCCCGACGCCTCGTCACTCTCGCCGGCGTCGGTGAAGGAGGCGGTGTTTCTGGCCTCCGCGATCGCACCGACGGCGAAGTACAGCATCAGCAGTCCGCCGGCGAGGTAGAGCGCGGGTCGGGCGGCCGGATAGCGGTCGATCACCGCGACGGCGCCGGCTAGCGTCAGGACGAAGAACAGCGCGTCCGCGCTCATCGCGCCCAGCCCGGCTCGGAAGCCGGCGACCCAGCCGCGGATGACGCTCTCTTCGGCGATAATCGCGTTCATTGGGCCCGGTGGCGCGGCGAGCGCGAACCCGAAGACCACGCCCGCGAGTGCGGTGGTGATAACGCTCACAGTTCTCACTGAGAGTCGGCGACGTTGCGTGAAAAGCTCGCTGAATTCGAACTCCTCCGGATATCGGCCGCCCGAGGCGCGCACTCGAGACGACGGCTTTGATACCCGGGCCGACGAAGGGAAACCATGGTCGACGTGCTTTCGGACGACATCGATCGCTTCGTTCGTGCGGTCGGGCCGGAACCGGACGAAACGCTGCGCGAGATGGACGACTACGCCCGGCGCGAGGGGTTCCCCACTGTCGGGCCCGACGTCGGCGCCACCCTCCGCCTGCTCGCCCGGCTGACCGACGCCGAGCGGATCTTCGAGTTCGGCTCCGGTTACGGCTACTCGGCCTACTGGATGGCCGAAGCGCTCTCCAACGACGGCGAGATCGTCCTCACCGAGGTCGACGCGGACGAACTCGAGCTGGCCCGCGAGTACATGCGCGAGGGCGGCTACGACGACCTCGCGCGGTACGAACTGGGAGACGCGCTCGAGACGATCGACGACTACGACGGCCCGTTCGACATGGTCCTGATAGACTGCCAGAAACACCGCTACCGCGACGCGTTCGAGGCCGTCCGCGAGAAGGTGTCGCCCGGCGGCGTCGTCGTCGGGGACAACGCGATCACTGCGGGCCCGATGGACTTCGAACACCTGCTCGCGCTCGTCGAGGGCGAGGCCCCCGACGACGTCGACGAACACACGCGGGGGATCGCCGACTACCTCGAGCGCGTGACCGACGACCCCGACTTCGAAACCATCGCCCTGCCGCTGGGCGAGGGGATCGCGGTCAGTTATCGGCTCGAGTGACGGCGACTCGAGGAACGCGGAGGTCGGTTTCGCCGCTCGAGATCGATCCCCAAAGTCGGCCGGCGCTGGCGGCCGCTGTCCCACTCTAACCGTCAAACCGGCGTGCGGTGGCGCACGCCGGGCCGCGGTGAACGGTCAGTGAATCGCGGCCCGATATCGTGCGAGGGATGAGTGAAGGAATAGCGCGGGACCTTCGTTCCCGCGGACCATGCGAACGGGCGCGAAGCGCCCGTGAGCAGACGAAGTGACTGACCGAATCGGTTGGGGAGGGTGTGGAAATCCCCCTTGCCGCGATAGCAGCGTGCTTCATACACCGTCGAGGGGACAGATACTCGCCACGGCAGGAAGCATACCCGAATAGATCGAAGAAGCGGCGGGTTCTGATCAGGCAGCGGTACGTTCTACTCGAGTCTCGAGTACGCAAACCGAACGAAGACGGTGAAAAACGACCGGGAACCGTTACTGCGTCGAGTAGTCGGAGTCGCCCTCGAGGACCTGTTCCTCGGGCGAATCGGCGCTGGTGGTGGCGCCGTACTCGCGGAAGCCGAGGAACGTCGTCGCGGCGACGGCGGTCAGCAGCGTCGCCCACGTGACCGCGGTCAGCGAGTGGGCGATCGTCGCCCCGTTTCCAGGCACGGTCGCGCCGACGGTCTCGAGGCCGACGCCGTGGAGCGCGGCGATCGCGAGGAAGCCGAGCCAGAGGGCGAGCGCGAGATCGGCGAGCGTCCGTCGGGAGACGCGAGTTGCGTACCGGGCGACACAGTAGACGCCTGTGATGGCGACCGCCGTCGCCCCGATCGTCGGCATGAGCGCCTCGACGCTACCGGTTGCGATGCCAGCGATGGCAAAGCAGGCGAACGATACGGCCAGCAACAGCCGATCCGAACGGATTGAAGTCGGAATCACGTCGTGCACCGCTTTGCCGGGATGAATAGGCGGTCGGATATATAGCTGTTGGCTCGGTTCGTCGACCGCGACTCGCGCGACGGTTCAGTCGTCAGCGGCCGGCAGCGTCACCGAGAACGTCGAGCCCTCGCCGGGTTCGGACTCGACGCGGATCTCGCCGCCGTGGCGCTCGACGATCCGTTGACAGAGCGCCAGCCCGATGCCGGTCCCGTCGTGCTCCTCGCGACCGTGCAGGCGCTGGAAGATCTCGAAGACGCGGTCCGCGTCTTCGGGATCGATCCCGATCCCCTCGTCCGTGACCGACACCCGCCATCGGTCTCCCTTGCGTTCGGCCTCGAGGTGGATTCGCGGCGGCTCCGGCCCGCTGTACTCGATCGCGTTCGACAGCAGGTTCTGGAAGACCTGTCGCAACTGGCTCGGATCGCCGCGGACGCGGGGCAGCGAGTCGGCGGTGATCTCGGCGTCGGACTCCTCGATCTGCAGTTCGAGGTCCCGCCGGACCGCTTCGAGGGTCTCCTCGAGATCGACCGGTTCGAACGGGTCGCCCCGCGTCTCGACCCGGGAGTACGCGAGCAGGCCCTCGATCATCTCGCGCATGCGCTCGGCGCCGTCGACCGCGAAGTCGATGAACTCTCGCCCGTCCGCGTCGAGCTCGTCGGCGTACCGGTTCTCGATCAACTGCAGGTAGCTCGTCACCATCCGCAGGGGTTCCTGCAGATCGTGGCTCGCGGCGTAGGCGAACTGCTCCAGTCGCTCGTTGGACTCCTCGAGTTTGCGCTGGTACTCCGCGCGCTCGGTGACGTCCTGGACGACGAGCATCCCTGCCCGAACGTCGCCGGCCGTCCGGACGGGCAGGGTGTGTGCCGACAGTCGCCGACCGTAGTAGCTCACCTCGAAGGACCGTTCCTCGCCCGCGAGGGCGGCCCGGAAGTGGGGTTCGATCTCCGCGAGGATGTCGTCGGGGTAGCGGTCGTGGATCCGCTGTCCGATCGCGTTCTCCTGGTCGATCCCGAGCTGATCGACGAGTTGCCCCCCGGCGGCCGTGTACCGCAACTCGTCGTCGTACAGCGCGACGATCCCGTTCGGGAAGTTCTCCGCGAGGGTGCGGTAGCGCTGCTCGCTGGCCTCGAGTTTGCGCTGGCGCTCCCTCCGGTCGGTGATGTCGCGGACGACGCCGACCCGTTCGCGACCGTCGGTCGCCGCGAGCGTCGCCACCGACGCTTCGACCGGAACGCGCGAGCCGGATTTCGTCTCGAGTTCGGTCTCGATCGTCGGAATCTCGCGGTCGTCGGTCGCGACCGTCTGCGCTCGGTCCATGGCCGATTCGGTGACGACGGTCGAGGCGTGGGCCCCGAGCAGCTCCTCGCGGTCGTAGCCGGTCAGTTCGGCGTAGGTCTCGTTGACGGTCGTGAACCGCTCGTCCTCGTCTAAGACGTAGATGCCGTCCTCGACGGTCTCGACGATCGTCTCGTAGGTCGTCAGCTCGCGCTCGCGGGCCTTGCGCTCGCTGATATCGCGGAAGTAGATCGATAGCCCCGTCTCGGAGGGGTAGACCTGCACCTGCGCCCAGATGCCGAGGGGCCTGGAGCGGCGTTCGAACGAGAGCGACTGCTGCGTCTCGAGGGCTTCGCGATACCGGTCTTCGAGGTCCGAACCGACCGCCTCGGGGAAGACGTCCCACAGCACGGTCCCGAGCAGTTCCGCGCGAGAGCGGCCCAGCAGTTCCTCGGCCGTCTCGTTGACGTGGGTGAACCGGAACTCGTCGTCGAGCGCGTAGAAGCCGTCCGAGACGCGACCGAGGATCTCGCTCAGTTCGGTCTCGAGCTCGCTCTTGCGCCGCTGGAGGCGCTGCTTCTGGACTTTCAGTTCAGTGATCTCCTCTCCGACCGAGACGACTCGCTCGAGCGCCCCGTCGGCGTCGAAGACGGGCGCGGCGTTCAGCGAGAACCATCGCCGTTCCCCGTCCGGTCCCTCGAGGACGATCTCCTGGTTGAACATCGGCTCGCCGGTCGCCCGCACCCGCGCCGCCGGCGACTCGTCGGAAGCGACGGTCTCGTCGACGTCGCGGACGTCCCGACCGCCGATCGTCGCCGCGTCGATCGGACTGCCGTCGGCCGCGCCGAGGGTCTCCCGCGCGCGCTGGTTCGCCCGCACGAGTTCGCCGTCGGCGTTCCGGACCGAGATGGCGACCGGTGCCGTCTGGAAGAGCTGTTCTGTCTGGGCGCGTTCGCGCTCGAGGGAGCGCTCGTGGCGAAGACGATCGAAGATCGCCTCGAGGCTCGAGGCGACGACCTTCGCCAGCGAGAGGTCGGCGTCGTCGAAGGCGTCGCGCCGCTCGGAGCCGATGATGACGACGCCGTGGTCGCCGATCGGGAGACAGATCTCGCTCCGGATGGGCGTCTCCGGGTTGTAGACGTCCGGATCAGCGGTGACGTCGTCGTCGATCTCCGCCCGTCCGCTGTCGAAGACCCGCCAAGCGATCCCCTCGCCCTCCGCGAACGTCGGAATCTCGCCGATCGCCGCCGCGGCCGGCTCCGACCAGGCGACCGGTCGGAGTTCCCGCGCGTCCGGGTCGTGGAGGAAGACGCCGTTGATCTCGAGGCCGAGGATGTCGACGAGCTGTTCGGTGGCGCGCTCGGCGACCGCCTCGCGACTGTCGCTCGCCAGCCACTCGCGGACGGCCTCGTTCAGCCGGCGTAACTGGTAGGCTCGGCGGTGCTGGTCGGTGACGTCGTAGTAGAGTTCGATCCGCCCGCCGGCGTAGGGCCCGGACTCGATCGGCCGGCCCCGGAACTCGAGCCAGCGTTCCGCGCGATCCCCGGCGGCGGTCACGTGACACTCGGAGCGTTCGGCGGCCGCCCCGTCGTCGGTCGCGGTGACGGCGTCGCGAAACGCCGCCGGGTCGGCGACGCGATCCCCGAGCGTCTCGTCGATGACGCTCTCTCTGTTCCGACCGAGCACGGTCTCGCGGTCGATGCCGAAGTATCGCTCTGCCGCCGCGTTGAGCCACGCGACCTCGGTGGCCTCGTCGAACACGAAGACGCCGACCGCGGCATCCTCGAAAACCGTTGCGGCCGCTTCGGTCGGCGTTTCCGTCGGTCGAGCGGTCTCGCGGTCGGGCTCGGAGTCGACTCTCTCGCGGTCGGCGTCGGATCCGGCTCCTCCGCTGCTGGTGTCAGACTCGGAACGCTCGCGGACGACGCCGATCGAACCGCGGAACTCGCCGTCGACCCGAACCGGCGCGAGTCGAAGCCGGTAGGGTACTGCCGTCCCGTCGGCGGTCCGAAGCGCGCACTCGAGGGTCGTGACGGATTCCGGACCCCGACGCGCGTCGGCATCGTCTCGCCGCTCGAGGTCGGCGCGGTCCTTCCCTTCGGCCTCGGAGTGAGTCTGCCTCGCGGCGTCGAGTTGCGCCGCCTCGTCCGTCGACAGCAGCGTCGAGACGTGTTCGCCGAGCAGCGCCTCGCGGTCGCAGCCCGCCGTCGACAGCAACGTCTCGTCGACCGCGACGAACCGATCGTCGGCGTCCAGCCGGAAGACCCCGTCGTCGACTACGTCGACGAGCGCTCGCGTACACTGGCGGGCCGTGCGGTCGTCGCCGACCGCCCAGTCCGTCGCGTTCGCCGACTCCGATCGTTCGCTCATTGCTCTTACCAGCGCTCCCGACAGCATAAGTTCAGCGTCAGCCGTAGAGACGTGCGAGTCGGAGACACGGCTCCCGTCCATCGAGCGCGACACGCTCCGCCGCGACCGACGCCGACCCGGTCGTGACGGGCGATGACGTCGCCGGAGACGGTCGGGCGTCCGTCGGCCGAGTCGACCGCGTTACTCGTCTCCGCCGTCCGCGAGAACGCGTTCCTCGGGCGACGGTCCTCCGGGATGGACGCCGTAGCTGGCGAAGCCGTACAGCACCGTCACGGCTACCGCACAGCAGACGACCGCGCCCGAGATCGACTCGAGGACGAGCGGGACCGGCGGGACGGCGAGCGCGTCGCTGACGGCCGCCGCCGAATCGCTCGCGGGGGCCGCGACCAGCGCGTAGGGCAGAAACGCGACGAACGCGACGACCCACCAGCGCTTCGCCGCCAGTCGGAGTCGATCGACGCCGTAGTCGCGGACGAAGTTCGCGACGCCGGCGACGCCGAGCGTCATCAGAAGCAGGGAGGGGAGCAACCGGTGCGGCGAGTCCAACCCGGTATTACTCGCGACGCCGACGGCCACGAGCGCGACGGAGCCGACGAGTACCGGGCGGAGGGGTGACGTGAACGGGCGGTTCATGGCTGCAAATCGGTAGCGAGCCGTTGTACAAAACGTTCTCGAACTCGGCTCGCTCGACGACGGGGGACGTGACCACGGCACGGTCGCGGTCGACAACAAAGAACGTATTACCGGTGTCGACGAGACGAAGGTAAGAACGAATGCGGTCCACAATTCGATCGACCCCGGAGGGCGATTCGTGCAGTTCGTAAAACGACTCTGGAAACGACACGTACGGGAACGGCCGGACGAGTATCAGGCGTACGTGTCCCTCCCGACGAGCGACGACGACCCGTCGTTCGGGGAGGTCCACGACTGTATCGAACGCCTGGAACACGTCTTCGAAGGCCGCCTCGACGTGTACGCGCGAGTGCGACGGCTCGCGGTCGTTTCCGACCCCGTCTCGGCCGACCGGTTCGACGCCGACGCGTTCGAGGCCGCCCTCGAGTCCCTCGAGGACTGTTACGAGACGCGCTCGCTCGCGCGAGTCGAGAAGTGGCGGCCGTCCGACGACGGCGTCGTCAAGTCCTACGTCGTCGTCCCGGTCAAGCCGCTGTTTCCTCGCGATCGAACGGCCGACGAGCCGCGGGTCGAGTCGGTCGTCGAGTGACGGCGGTCGGCGCGGCGGACGGTGATCGTCGCGCGACGATCAGTCGTCGTCGGTCGGGCCAGGTTCGGAGCCGGTGTCCCGGTCGGAGCGGCGGGACCGGCCGCTGGCAGACCGGTCGCTTCCGGTCGAGCGGCCGCCGCCCGACGCTTCTTCGTCGGGCGTGACGCTGGCGGTGCGGCCCATCCAGTTGCCGATGTTCTCGGCGACGTAGTCCTTGCCGCCCCAGCCGAAGGCGACGCCGGCGCCGATGGCGACCGCCGCGGCGAGGCCCCACGCGAGCGCTCGCGCGAAGACGTAGAGGATGCTGACGTCGATCCCCATCGTGTCGAGGCCGATGACGATGGCGGTGAAGTAGAGGAACATGCGGGCGCCGTTGGCGAACCAGTTCCCGTAGACCGTCTCGGCCGCCGCTCGCGTCCGCTCGATGATGTCACCGACGAAGTCGGCGACGACGAAGCCGATGACGATGACGAGCAGTCCGGCGATAAAGGCCGGCAGGTACGAGACGGCCGTCGAGATCCACTCCGACAGCAACTGGATCGCGAGGGCGTTGGCGGCCGCGAGGATGGCCAGCGAGTAGACGAACCACTTCGCGAGCGATCCGAACGCGCTGGAGACGGCCCGCTCTGTTCCGCCGAGGATGCGTCCCAGCGGCGTCTCGAGGACCATCCTGTCGAGTTCGATTCCGTCGGCGAGACTTCGGACGGCTCGCGCGGCGACGCGGCCGATAATCCACCCGATGAAGAGGATTACCAGCGCGCCGACCAGCCGCGGGAGGAACGTGACGAGTTCCGCGATCGGGTCCTGTAACCAGTCGGGAACCGGTCCTTGCTGGGCGAGTTGCGGTTGAACCATACACTGGAGCGTGGTCCCCACGGCGTTTCGTAATTGTGTCCCTATCGAACTGTAATGAAACCAACCCTTTCGACTCGGCGATTGAACATCGATCGAAGTGTCTGTTATCCCGAATTGCGCGTCGAACGGACGGTGGCGGGTCGATAGTGGTTTCGAGCCGCGACGACGCGGACACCACCGGCAACGACGCAGTAGTCGTCCCGCCGTCGTGCGATAATGTGGGTTTGGCGTTCCCGTCGCCGACCCGCCGACAGATTACGCGACGGGACCGTCGAATTCGGAGCCGAATCCCGAACGGTAACTACCGAGTTTCACGCATGACTGTTCCCGGGAGTGGCCGGGCGCCGAGACGGAACTCGAGGTCGGTTCGAACCGCGATGCGTCGCAATTCGTCGGCCAGTTCAGATCAGCCGGCCGCGATTGCTCGGCCGGCGGACGTTTCGACGTCCGGCGTACCCACCGGACGTAATAATGGATTAGCAACGACAGCGATCCGCCTCGGCCGTGACGGCCGAGCGCGGGCGTGGAATCGGCGCCGATTCCGGCTGAAACCGTCTCCGTGGCGTTCACACCGCGCTAGCCGCGGTGTTCCGACCGCGGCTCGAGGTGGGGTTCCGGCATGAGCTCCTCGAACGGTCGGTCGTCGAGCCACTCGAGCAACGCCACCAGTTGGTCCGTCGCGGCCTCGAACAGTTCTTCGCCGATCTCGGGGGTCGCGTCGGTCTGGTCGCCGAAGATGCCGTTGGGGCTGTTCTCGATGCAGTCGTAGAACGTGGTCGCGCCGTGAACCCGTTCGGCGTCGTAGTCGAAGACCGCGCCGCCGTCGCGGGCCTCCTCGAGGCGGTCCGCGTGGACGAGTTCGTTCGCGATATGCATGATCATCGCCGTCTCCTTGGGGCCGCCGTGGGGGCCGGGGGTCTCGAAGACCTCCTCGATCAGTTCGGGGATGGACTCGTCCCACATCCACTCGATGGCGTAGGCGGTGCCGTCGTCGTGGAGCCGCCGGCCGACCTCCCGGAGATGAGCTACGTTGCCGCCGTGGGCGTTGACGTAGACGATGCGATCGATGCCGTGGTAGGTGAGGTTTCGCGAGAGGCTCTCGACGTAGTCCCGGAAAACGGGCGCCTCGACCCACATCGTCCCGGGGAACTGCCGGTGGTGGGAGCTGACGCCGATCGGGATCGGCGGCGTACAGAGGTAGCCGGTTCGATCGGTCGCTTCGCGGGCCAGCGCCTCCGCGATCATGTGATCGGTTCCTTCGGGGAGGTGCGGGCCGTGCTGCTCGGTCGAGCCCAGCGGGACGACCGCGAGCGACTCGTCCGCGACGTAGTCGCCGAGTTCCGGCCAACTCCGGTTGGCGAGGTACATAGTCGACGCTCCCTGCGGAGCCGGAAAAGGGTGGGTGCCGCGGAACCCGTCGCCGCCGTCGGTTCGACCCCGCTCGCGCCGCCGGACCGACGGCGTTGCTATTTGATTCCCTTCAAAACGGGCATTTATGATAACTCTTAATAGAACACACTGACCGAATTATTATATGGCAGTCGTTAGCGTCTCGATGCCGGACGAACTCCTCGAGCGACTCGATCAGTTCGCGGACGAACACGGTTACACCGGCCGGAGCGAGGTCGTCCGCGAGGCCTCGCGGAACCTGCTCGGCGAGTTCGAGGACACCCGTCTCGAGGAGCGCGATCTGATGGGGATCGTCACCGTCCTCTTCGACTACGAAACGACCAGCGTCGAGGAACAGATGATGCATCTGCGCCACGAACACGAGGACCTCGTCGCCTCGAACTTCCACAGCCACGTCGGCGACCACTACTGTATGGAACTGTTCGTCCTCGAGGGCCAACTCGAGGATATCTCGACGTTCGTCGGAAAGATCCGCGCGACCAAGGACGCGCTGACGGTCGACTACTCGGTAATTCCCGTCGACGATTTCGATCCGTTCGCACAGGGCAACTGACACCTCTGTTCCGGCCGAACGACTAGTTTTACTGCACGCCAGTCGAACACACGGATATGACCTACCGGAAGGTGAACTACGAGGATGTCGAGCAGGTTTCGAGCGCGATGCACTTCCTGTCGGATCCGCTAGAGACCGAGCAGGTGGGGGTGACGGTCGCCCGCTGCGATCCCGGCTGGAACAGCAAGCCGCACGATCACACTGAGAACGGTCACGAGGAGGTCTACGTGCTGATCGAGGGGGAAGCGACAGTCATTATCGACGACGAGCCGGTCGCGATGGAGACCGGCGACGCGCTGTGGATCCCCCCGTCGTCGACCCGCCAGATCCGCAACGGGGATGCGGAGAGCGCGTTCGTGCTCGTTAGCGCCCCGAGTATCGCTGAGGAAGACGGCGACGGCGGGGAGTGGTCGCTCTCGGGCTTTGCCGGTTGAGGTCGCGGCGCCGGCTCGATCGAACCGCGCCCCGCGGGGGTGTCGCGATCGATCGGAATCGGCCGACGAATCGAGAGACAGCGGGACGGTTTTGTGCCTCGCCGTGGTTTCGACGTCCAGGTGACCGCCGATCTACTCGAAACACCACGCCGCCATCTCGCTCGTCGTCGCCGGCGTTCTCGCCGCCGTACTGTCGCCGATCAGCGTGCTGGGTGTCGAACTCCCCACTATCGCGGTCGTCGCCTACGGCACCGCCGCCGGCGTGCTCATCGACGTCGATCACTTGCTCATCGCGCGGATCAAGACCGGGAGCTGGGACGCCGTCAGGTTCTGTCTCACGAATCCGATCGCGGCCGTCGCCGACCAGGGTCAGATCTTCGAGCACGGCGACGTCGGCGTCCTCTCGCGGCTGTTGAGCCACCTCCTCATCATCGGCACCGTCGTCCCGCTGCTGGCGCTCGCGAGTCGCTCGCTCGCGATCGTGACCGGCGTCGTCCTCTACGTCCACGTGGTCTGTGACGTGGTGTGGGACCGCTGGCGACTCGAGGACCACGCGGCCAACTCGGCCTCGATCAACGAACTCGTTCGGGAGCTTCGATAGCAGCGTCGGCACTCGGCTACCGTCCGTACCGTCTGAGCGACGCCGCCAGTGACGCGACGTCTCGCAGCGAACGCAGTGAACGGCGACCCGACTCCGTCGCTGCCGCGGTTCAGTTGCGCCGTCGGAACTACGGGTTCGCCTCGCTCTCGGTGCCGTCGTCTGCATCGC containing:
- a CDS encoding HD domain-containing protein gives rise to the protein MGVEIKETRVSDAEFEEMKGFVFEYLAASVEKEEEGGRMRWYPWHSAEYRHNHILNVVELATEIAHEEGADVDVTRVAALFHDVAKLETDQELHAEAGARVAREYLESRADYPESFIEQVCRAIEHHSYQGDLTDLTLEAQCLIEADLLDKVGANGTALMLLRMGYEARTHMDCDEMVDRVLERGYDAASRVQSDTAEGIAHRRLKRVKWFREWLEDEIAAMGE
- a CDS encoding DUF7332 family protein, with protein sequence MERVRRTGLVVCFCLAILIVGPVAGAAQQSAAVADGSPAASQPKVDADGQQATACFDAGGTEFVTGSADGTNIWVRLHAGPLTGSGWAIGAELIGSTGGTSIVEVVAGIQFVGDGFLNLLSSPGESIELISGFDFQLPMLEMASSGLGADEAAGSDGGAENESGDSAANESDDGQRGDQRASDSPFEMIRC
- a CDS encoding LysE family translocator, with the translated sequence MSVITTALAGVVFGFALAAPPGPMNAIIAEESVIRGWVAGFRAGLGAMSADALFFVLTLAGAVAVIDRYPAARPALYLAGGLLMLYFAVGAIAEARNTASFTDAGESDEASGFRKTFVLSLTNPYQIGFWLTVGVGLLRPGTLDVLSHVPAAGSTLEGALVVETGSPVLLTGFFAGIGLWIVVYPVTLDAVGRRVDAFAPVVAALSAVVLVGFGLVFLAIGTLRVV
- a CDS encoding O-methyltransferase, with protein sequence MVDVLSDDIDRFVRAVGPEPDETLREMDDYARREGFPTVGPDVGATLRLLARLTDAERIFEFGSGYGYSAYWMAEALSNDGEIVLTEVDADELELAREYMREGGYDDLARYELGDALETIDDYDGPFDMVLIDCQKHRYRDAFEAVREKVSPGGVVVGDNAITAGPMDFEHLLALVEGEAPDDVDEHTRGIADYLERVTDDPDFETIALPLGEGIAVSYRLE
- a CDS encoding PAS domain S-box protein; the encoded protein is MSERSESANATDWAVGDDRTARQCTRALVDVVDDGVFRLDADDRFVAVDETLLSTAGCDREALLGEHVSTLLSTDEAAQLDAARQTHSEAEGKDRADLERRDDADARRGPESVTTLECALRTADGTAVPYRLRLAPVRVDGEFRGSIGVVRERSESDTSSGGAGSDADRERVDSEPDRETARPTETPTEAAATVFEDAAVGVFVFDEATEVAWLNAAAERYFGIDRETVLGRNRESVIDETLGDRVADPAAFRDAVTATDDGAAAERSECHVTAAGDRAERWLEFRGRPIESGPYAGGRIELYYDVTDQHRRAYQLRRLNEAVREWLASDSREAVAERATEQLVDILGLEINGVFLHDPDARELRPVAWSEPAAAAIGEIPTFAEGEGIAWRVFDSGRAEIDDDVTADPDVYNPETPIRSEICLPIGDHGVVIIGSERRDAFDDADLSLAKVVASSLEAIFDRLRHERSLERERAQTEQLFQTAPVAISVRNADGELVRANQRARETLGAADGSPIDAATIGGRDVRDVDETVASDESPAARVRATGEPMFNQEIVLEGPDGERRWFSLNAAPVFDADGALERVVSVGEEITELKVQKQRLQRRKSELETELSEILGRVSDGFYALDDEFRFTHVNETAEELLGRSRAELLGTVLWDVFPEAVGSDLEDRYREALETQQSLSFERRSRPLGIWAQVQVYPSETGLSIYFRDISERKARERELTTYETIVETVEDGIYVLDEDERFTTVNETYAELTGYDREELLGAHASTVVTESAMDRAQTVATDDREIPTIETELETKSGSRVPVEASVATLAATDGRERVGVVRDITDRRERQRKLEASEQRYRTLAENFPNGIVALYDDELRYTAAGGQLVDQLGIDQENAIGQRIHDRYPDDILAEIEPHFRAALAGEERSFEVSYYGRRLSAHTLPVRTAGDVRAGMLVVQDVTERAEYQRKLEESNERLEQFAYAASHDLQEPLRMVTSYLQLIENRYADELDADGREFIDFAVDGAERMREMIEGLLAYSRVETRGDPFEPVDLEETLEAVRRDLELQIEESDAEITADSLPRVRGDPSQLRQVFQNLLSNAIEYSGPEPPRIHLEAERKGDRWRVSVTDEGIGIDPEDADRVFEIFQRLHGREEHDGTGIGLALCQRIVERHGGEIRVESEPGEGSTFSVTLPAADD
- a CDS encoding mechanosensitive ion channel family protein — encoded protein: MVQPQLAQQGPVPDWLQDPIAELVTFLPRLVGALVILFIGWIIGRVAARAVRSLADGIELDRMVLETPLGRILGGTERAVSSAFGSLAKWFVYSLAILAAANALAIQLLSEWISTAVSYLPAFIAGLLVIVIGFVVADFVGDIIERTRAAAETVYGNWFANGARMFLYFTAIVIGLDTMGIDVSILYVFARALAWGLAAAVAIGAGVAFGWGGKDYVAENIGNWMGRTASVTPDEEASGGGRSTGSDRSASGRSRRSDRDTGSEPGPTDDD
- a CDS encoding creatininase family protein; translation: MYLANRSWPELGDYVADESLAVVPLGSTEQHGPHLPEGTDHMIAEALAREATDRTGYLCTPPIPIGVSSHHRQFPGTMWVEAPVFRDYVESLSRNLTYHGIDRIVYVNAHGGNVAHLREVGRRLHDDGTAYAIEWMWDESIPELIEEVFETPGPHGGPKETAMIMHIANELVHADRLEEARDGGAVFDYDAERVHGATTFYDCIENSPNGIFGDQTDATPEIGEELFEAATDQLVALLEWLDDRPFEELMPEPHLEPRSEHRG
- the nikR gene encoding nickel-responsive transcriptional regulator NikR, with translation MAVVSVSMPDELLERLDQFADEHGYTGRSEVVREASRNLLGEFEDTRLEERDLMGIVTVLFDYETTSVEEQMMHLRHEHEDLVASNFHSHVGDHYCMELFVLEGQLEDISTFVGKIRATKDALTVDYSVIPVDDFDPFAQGN
- a CDS encoding cupin domain-containing protein, with the protein product MTYRKVNYEDVEQVSSAMHFLSDPLETEQVGVTVARCDPGWNSKPHDHTENGHEEVYVLIEGEATVIIDDEPVAMETGDALWIPPSSTRQIRNGDAESAFVLVSAPSIAEEDGDGGEWSLSGFAG